A single region of the Plantactinospora soyae genome encodes:
- the hisB gene encoding imidazoleglycerol-phosphate dehydratase HisB, whose amino-acid sequence MSRTARVERTTAETKVLVELDLDGTGQADIITGVGFYDHMLNQIARHGGFDLTVHTVGDLEIDAHHTIEDTSLALGAAFDQALGDKAGIRRYGSATIPMDEVLVRAAVDLSGRPYVVHDEPALAPYIGPVYPTSMTRHIWESFGQSARMTLHVSVLRAARPGGHPDAHHVVEGQFKAVARALREAVAIDARSAGAIPSTKGLL is encoded by the coding sequence GTGAGCAGAACCGCCCGGGTCGAGCGGACCACGGCCGAGACCAAGGTCCTCGTCGAGTTGGATCTCGACGGCACCGGTCAGGCCGACATCATCACCGGAGTCGGCTTCTACGACCACATGCTCAACCAGATCGCCCGGCACGGCGGTTTCGACCTGACCGTGCACACGGTCGGCGATCTGGAGATCGATGCACATCACACGATCGAGGACACCTCGCTGGCCCTGGGCGCGGCCTTCGACCAGGCGCTCGGCGACAAGGCGGGCATCCGGCGGTACGGGTCGGCGACCATTCCGATGGACGAGGTGCTCGTCCGGGCCGCCGTCGACCTCTCCGGCCGGCCGTACGTGGTGCACGACGAGCCCGCGTTGGCGCCGTACATCGGGCCGGTCTATCCGACCAGCATGACCCGGCACATCTGGGAGTCGTTCGGCCAGTCGGCCCGGATGACCCTGCACGTGTCCGTGCTCCGGGCCGCCCGGCCGGGTGGGCATCCGGACGCCCACCACGTGGTGGAGGGGCAGTTCAAGGCGGTGGCCCGGGCGCTGCGCGAGGCCGTGGCGATCGACGCCCGGTCGGCCGGCGCGATCCCGAGCACCAAGGGACTGCTCTGA
- the hisH gene encoding imidazole glycerol phosphate synthase subunit HisH produces MTGSPAVPGRPPTVVVLDYGSGNLRSAQRAVARAGAEVTVTDDLAAAAGADGLVVPGVGAFAACMAGIEALRAGPVIAERVAAGRPVLGICVGMQVLFEYGEEHGVVTKGLGLLPGGVTRLAARRVPHMGWNTVAPSPGTRLFADLPSGARFYFVHSYASTDTAVLAEAGALATTAEHESRFVAAVERGPLSAAQFHPEKSGETGRILLRNWLATL; encoded by the coding sequence ATGACCGGCTCGCCCGCCGTCCCGGGCCGGCCGCCCACCGTCGTGGTCCTGGACTACGGCTCGGGCAATCTCCGCTCCGCCCAGCGTGCCGTGGCCCGGGCCGGTGCCGAGGTCACCGTCACCGACGACCTCGCCGCGGCGGCCGGCGCGGACGGGCTGGTGGTGCCGGGGGTGGGTGCCTTCGCCGCCTGCATGGCCGGCATCGAGGCACTCCGGGCCGGTCCGGTGATCGCCGAGCGGGTCGCGGCGGGCCGTCCGGTGCTGGGCATCTGCGTCGGCATGCAGGTCCTCTTCGAGTACGGCGAGGAGCACGGCGTGGTCACCAAGGGTCTCGGGCTGCTGCCCGGCGGGGTGACCCGGCTCGCCGCCCGGCGGGTGCCGCACATGGGCTGGAACACCGTCGCGCCGTCGCCCGGAACGCGGCTCTTCGCGGACCTGCCCTCCGGGGCCCGCTTCTACTTCGTGCACTCGTACGCCTCGACCGACACGGCGGTACTGGCCGAGGCCGGTGCGCTGGCGACGACGGCCGAGCACGAGTCGCGGTTTGTCGCGGCGGTGGAGCGGGGGCCGTTGTCGGCCGCCCAGTTCCATCCCGAGAAGTCCGGCGAGACGGGCCGGATCCTGCTCCGCAACTGGCTGGCCACGCTGTGA
- the yczE gene encoding membrane protein YczE: MAMIGNSGDRLVRRLGQLYVGLALYGVSMALMIESTLGLDPWDVFHQGLSRLTGASIGTVTIAVGALVLLLWIPLRQRPGLGTLSNVVVIGLAVDLVLAVLPTVGSLPARIGFVVAGILLNGVATGLYIGARFGPGPRDGLVTGYVARRPHRSIRLVRTVVEVTVLAIGFVLGGKVGIGTVAYALAIGPLTHVFIPMFTVRPVAAGPVPPTGPRATPETGIGQSAARGPESDSRAVEPAGPDARTAPVR; encoded by the coding sequence ATGGCAATGATTGGCAACAGCGGTGACCGGCTCGTCCGGCGACTCGGGCAGCTCTACGTCGGTCTGGCGCTCTACGGGGTCAGCATGGCGTTGATGATCGAATCAACGCTCGGGCTCGATCCCTGGGACGTCTTCCACCAGGGGCTGTCCAGGCTCACCGGCGCGTCGATCGGCACCGTCACCATCGCCGTCGGCGCGCTCGTCCTGCTGCTGTGGATCCCGCTGCGCCAACGCCCCGGCCTGGGCACGCTGAGCAACGTCGTCGTGATCGGCCTGGCCGTCGACCTCGTACTGGCGGTCCTGCCGACCGTCGGCTCGCTGCCCGCCCGGATCGGCTTCGTCGTCGCCGGCATCCTGCTCAACGGCGTGGCGACCGGCCTGTACATCGGCGCCCGATTCGGCCCCGGACCGCGTGACGGCCTGGTGACCGGGTACGTCGCCCGCCGGCCGCACCGGTCCATCCGACTGGTCCGGACGGTCGTCGAGGTGACCGTTCTCGCGATCGGCTTCGTGCTCGGCGGAAAGGTGGGGATCGGCACGGTGGCGTACGCGCTCGCCATCGGTCCGCTCACGCACGTCTTCATTCCGATGTTCACCGTACGTCCCGTCGCCGCCGGGCCGGTGCCGCCGACGGGACCCCGGGCGACGCCGGAGACCGGGATCGGACAGTCGGCCGCCCGAGGACCGGAATCCGACAGCCGGGCCGTGGAGCCGGCCGGACCGGACGCCCGAACTGCACCGGTCCGCTGA
- the hisF gene encoding imidazole glycerol phosphate synthase subunit HisF, whose protein sequence is MTVAVRVIPCLDVDAGRVVKGVNFVDLRDAGDPVELAAAYDEAGADELTFLDVTASSDDRGTMLDVVRRTAESVFIPLTVGGGVRQVADVDVLLRAGADKVGVNTAAIARPELIAEIAERFGRQVLVLSLDVRRTPAGTSTRSGFEVTTHGGRRGTGIDAVDWAARVAELGAGEILLNSMDADGTKAGFDLELIGAVRQVVDVPVVASGGAGAVAHFAPAVTAGADAVLAASVFHFGELSVGEVKGALQAAGHPVR, encoded by the coding sequence ATGACGGTGGCGGTACGGGTGATTCCCTGTCTGGACGTGGACGCCGGTCGGGTGGTCAAGGGGGTCAACTTCGTCGACCTGCGGGACGCGGGTGACCCGGTCGAGCTGGCGGCGGCGTACGACGAGGCCGGCGCCGACGAGCTGACCTTCCTCGACGTCACGGCCTCGTCCGACGATCGCGGCACCATGCTCGACGTGGTACGCCGCACCGCCGAGTCGGTGTTCATCCCGCTCACCGTCGGCGGGGGAGTGCGACAGGTCGCCGACGTCGACGTGCTGTTGCGGGCCGGCGCCGACAAGGTGGGGGTGAACACCGCCGCGATCGCCCGGCCGGAGCTGATCGCCGAGATCGCCGAGCGGTTCGGGCGGCAGGTGCTGGTGCTCTCGCTCGATGTCCGGCGGACTCCGGCGGGCACCTCCACCCGCAGCGGGTTCGAGGTGACGACGCACGGCGGCCGGCGTGGCACGGGCATCGACGCGGTCGACTGGGCGGCCCGGGTCGCCGAGTTGGGCGCCGGGGAGATCCTGCTGAACTCGATGGACGCGGACGGCACCAAGGCCGGGTTCGACCTGGAGCTGATCGGCGCGGTCCGGCAGGTTGTCGACGTGCCGGTGGTGGCCAGTGGCGGCGCCGGGGCGGTGGCGCACTTCGCGCCGGCGGTCACGGCCGGCGCGGACGCGGTCCTCGCGGCCAGCGTCTTCCACTTCGGCGAGCTGAGCGTCGGCGAGGTCAAGGGCGCGCTACAGGCCGCCGGACATCCGGTCCGCTGA
- a CDS encoding ATP-binding protein: MAAHIETGALVITMAGRWSVGQAYALQRAFERCAAHRPPYVAVDCTRIVPDGLVPALLPALVVLGESCRRGITVLVCAPASTLTGLLRRLPTTRIRFYPRLTEALSRVRPYHLPGPSRRVHRRFTPSPGAVGTARRLVRECCERWRLDGVTDNAQLVVSELMANAVEHAGTDIDLTICHHRQHLRIAVADRHHAVPAIDHKGADDGDADPRQEIALRGRGLALVARSVANWGVLRGTDGKVIWAALAAPRATRLRLSDLALLSGSGYPA, from the coding sequence GTGGCAGCTCACATCGAGACCGGAGCCTTGGTGATCACCATGGCCGGGCGATGGAGCGTGGGACAGGCGTACGCACTGCAGCGGGCATTCGAACGGTGCGCGGCGCACCGTCCGCCGTACGTGGCGGTGGACTGCACCCGGATCGTTCCGGACGGGCTGGTGCCGGCGCTGCTGCCGGCCCTGGTGGTGCTCGGGGAGTCCTGCCGGCGCGGCATCACCGTGCTGGTCTGCGCCCCGGCCTCGACCCTGACCGGTCTGCTCCGTCGCCTGCCGACCACCCGGATCCGGTTCTACCCGCGGCTGACCGAGGCGCTCAGTCGGGTCCGGCCCTACCATCTTCCGGGCCCGAGCCGACGCGTCCACCGCCGGTTCACCCCGTCCCCCGGTGCGGTCGGTACGGCCCGCCGGCTGGTCCGCGAGTGCTGTGAGCGGTGGCGGCTGGACGGCGTGACCGACAACGCCCAGCTCGTCGTCTCCGAGCTGATGGCGAACGCGGTGGAGCACGCCGGTACCGATATCGACCTGACCATCTGTCACCACCGGCAGCACCTCCGGATCGCGGTCGCGGACCGGCACCACGCGGTACCGGCGATCGACCACAAGGGTGCGGACGATGGCGACGCCGATCCGCGACAGGAAATCGCCCTCCGGGGACGCGGTCTGGCCCTGGTAGCCCGGTCCGTCGCCAACTGGGGCGTGCTGCGGGGTACGGACGGCAAGGTCATCTGGGCGGCCCTGGCGGCACCCCGGGCGACTCGGCTGCGCCTGTCGGACCTCGCCCTGCTCTCCGGAAGCGGCTACCCGGCCTGA
- a CDS encoding NUDIX hydrolase: protein MGMIDKIAWIRLEDGRILSSRSHGKDVYFLPGGKREPGETDVETLVREIEEELSVAIAADSARHLGTFRAQAYGHPAGTIVRMTCYTADYHGELRPSNEVAEIVWLTHADRHRVSPVDQVIFDHLHDAGSLG from the coding sequence ATGGGCATGATTGACAAGATCGCCTGGATCCGCCTGGAGGACGGTCGGATTCTCAGTTCGCGATCGCACGGCAAGGACGTCTACTTCCTTCCCGGCGGCAAGCGGGAGCCGGGCGAAACCGACGTCGAGACGCTGGTACGCGAGATCGAAGAGGAACTGAGTGTCGCCATCGCCGCCGACAGCGCCCGACATCTCGGCACCTTCCGGGCCCAGGCGTACGGGCATCCGGCCGGAACGATAGTCCGGATGACCTGCTACACGGCGGACTATCACGGCGAACTGCGACCGAGTAACGAGGTTGCCGAGATCGTCTGGCTGACCCACGCCGACCGGCACCGCGTCTCCCCGGTCGACCAGGTCATCTTCGACCATCTCCACGACGCGGGCAGCCTCGGCTGA
- a CDS encoding organic hydroperoxide resistance protein, which translates to MRVLYTAQARATGEGREGHVATSDGILALDLAVPKEMGGEGGATNPEQLFAAGYAACFHSALRRLAGRTGVDLAGSSVSAQVGIGRADTGGFGLAVTLTVDVPGVDRDVVRELTAKAHELCPYSNAVRGNVEVTLAVAGDGQG; encoded by the coding sequence ATGCGGGTGCTCTACACCGCCCAGGCCCGTGCCACCGGCGAGGGTCGGGAGGGTCACGTCGCCACCTCGGACGGCATCCTCGCGCTCGACCTCGCCGTTCCCAAGGAGATGGGTGGCGAGGGCGGTGCGACCAATCCGGAGCAGCTCTTCGCCGCCGGCTACGCGGCGTGTTTCCACTCGGCGCTGCGACGGCTGGCCGGGCGGACCGGGGTCGACCTCGCCGGCTCCAGCGTCAGTGCGCAGGTGGGGATAGGCCGCGCCGACACCGGTGGTTTCGGCCTGGCCGTCACGCTCACCGTCGACGTACCCGGAGTCGACCGGGACGTGGTGCGCGAGCTGACGGCGAAGGCGCACGAGCTGTGCCCGTACTCCAACGCGGTGCGGGGCAACGTCGAGGTGACCCTGGCGGTGGCGGGGGACGGGCAGGGGTGA
- a CDS encoding AMP-dependent synthetase/ligase, which yields MALDVPYRSIPDMFLKRVSASPDRDAFAHPAPDDSGPVWLSWAQVGQRAKAIAAGLRGLGVGHEDRVAILANTRLDWILADLGIMCAGGATTTVYPTTEPEDTAFIIADSGSRVLIAEDAGQAAKISGADLPSLTHVVLIDGPADPGATPPQLTLADLEVQGALVLESDPDLIDRVVAEIDQDHLATLIYTSGTTGRPKGVELMHAGWCWEGVAQAQLGLIRAEDLQYLWLPLSHSFGKTLLCGVIHVGMPTYVDGRLDKLVELLGVIKPTLMCGAPRIFEKVYNRAVTTAQTGGGAKAKIFAWAVQTGKRKVSLEQAGKPVSAGLRISYGLAEKLVFSKLQARLGGRIRVLVSGSAPLSQDIALFFAAANLPISEGYGLTETSAGNFVNRPGALKIGTVGKALGDLECKIDSDGEILLRGAPVMRGYHNLPTETADAFTPDGFFRTGDIGELDDNGFLKITDRKKDLVKTSGGKYVSPSRIEGMFKALCPYTSQAVVIGQARNYCTMLLTLDADAIATWAANGPLAGRPYAEIVGSAEVAAMIDDYVKQLNDKLNRWETIKKVTVLSRDLTVEDGEMTPSMKIKRRSVETSFATEINGMYQGTLAQI from the coding sequence ATGGCTCTCGATGTCCCCTACCGCTCCATCCCTGACATGTTTCTCAAGCGTGTCTCGGCCTCCCCCGACCGGGACGCTTTCGCCCATCCCGCGCCGGACGACTCCGGCCCGGTCTGGCTCAGCTGGGCGCAGGTCGGCCAGCGGGCGAAGGCGATCGCCGCCGGGTTGCGCGGCCTCGGCGTCGGCCACGAGGACCGGGTGGCCATCCTGGCCAACACCCGGCTCGACTGGATCCTCGCCGACCTCGGAATCATGTGTGCCGGAGGCGCGACCACCACGGTCTATCCGACCACGGAGCCGGAGGACACCGCCTTCATCATCGCGGACTCCGGGTCCAGGGTGCTGATCGCCGAGGACGCCGGCCAGGCCGCCAAGATCTCCGGCGCCGACCTTCCGTCGCTGACCCATGTCGTACTGATCGACGGGCCGGCCGACCCGGGAGCCACGCCGCCGCAGCTCACCCTCGCCGATCTCGAGGTGCAGGGGGCGCTCGTGCTGGAGAGCGATCCCGACCTGATCGACCGGGTGGTCGCCGAGATCGACCAGGACCACCTGGCGACGCTGATCTACACCTCGGGTACCACCGGCCGCCCCAAGGGCGTCGAGCTGATGCACGCCGGCTGGTGCTGGGAGGGCGTGGCCCAGGCGCAACTGGGCCTGATCAGGGCCGAGGACCTCCAGTACCTCTGGCTGCCGTTGTCGCACTCGTTCGGCAAGACGCTGCTCTGCGGCGTGATCCACGTGGGCATGCCCACCTACGTCGACGGTCGGCTCGACAAGCTCGTCGAACTGCTCGGCGTGATCAAGCCGACCCTGATGTGCGGCGCACCCCGGATCTTCGAGAAGGTCTACAACCGGGCCGTGACCACCGCCCAGACCGGAGGCGGCGCCAAGGCCAAGATCTTCGCCTGGGCGGTCCAGACCGGCAAGCGGAAGGTCTCGCTGGAGCAGGCCGGCAAGCCCGTCTCGGCGGGACTGCGGATCAGCTACGGACTCGCCGAGAAGCTGGTCTTCAGCAAGTTGCAGGCCCGGCTGGGCGGCCGGATCCGGGTCCTCGTCTCCGGGTCCGCGCCCCTGAGCCAGGACATCGCACTCTTCTTCGCCGCGGCCAACCTGCCCATCTCCGAGGGGTACGGCCTGACCGAGACCAGCGCCGGCAACTTCGTCAACCGGCCCGGAGCCCTCAAGATCGGCACCGTCGGCAAGGCACTCGGCGACCTGGAGTGCAAGATCGACTCCGACGGCGAGATCCTGCTCCGTGGCGCACCGGTGATGCGCGGCTACCACAACCTGCCCACCGAGACCGCCGACGCGTTCACCCCGGACGGCTTCTTCCGGACCGGCGACATCGGCGAGCTCGACGACAACGGGTTCCTGAAGATCACCGACCGGAAGAAGGACCTGGTCAAGACGTCCGGCGGCAAGTACGTCTCGCCGTCCCGGATCGAGGGCATGTTCAAGGCGCTGTGCCCGTACACCTCCCAGGCAGTGGTGATCGGCCAGGCCCGCAACTACTGCACGATGTTGCTCACCCTGGACGCGGACGCGATCGCGACCTGGGCCGCGAACGGTCCCCTGGCCGGCCGGCCGTACGCCGAGATCGTCGGCTCCGCCGAGGTGGCCGCGATGATCGACGACTACGTCAAGCAGCTCAACGACAAGCTCAACCGCTGGGAGACGATCAAGAAGGTCACGGTGCTGTCCCGCGACCTGACCGTCGAGGACGGCGAGATGACGCCGTCGATGAAGATCAAGCGTCGCTCCGTGGAGACCAGCTTCGCGACGGAGATCAACGGGATGTACCAGGGCACCCTCGCCCAGATCTGA
- the priA gene encoding bifunctional 1-(5-phosphoribosyl)-5-((5-phosphoribosylamino)methylideneamino)imidazole-4-carboxamide isomerase/phosphoribosylanthranilate isomerase PriA — translation MSLTLLPAVDVADGQAVRLIQGAAGSETSYGDPLEAALAWQRDGADWIHLVDLDAAFGRGSNAHLLADVVRRIDVRVELSGGIRDDESLLAALGTGAARVNIGTAALEDPLWCDRVLGEYGDRVAIGLDVRGRTLSARGWTRDGGDLFEVLERLDKAGATRYVVTDITKDGTMRGPNLELLREVCARTDAPVIASGGVSTLDDLRSLAALEPIGVEGVIAGKALYAGAFTVAQALAVLAQP, via the coding sequence TTGAGCCTGACCCTGCTTCCCGCCGTCGACGTCGCGGACGGCCAGGCCGTCCGTCTGATCCAGGGCGCCGCCGGCAGCGAGACGAGCTACGGCGACCCGTTGGAGGCGGCGCTGGCCTGGCAGCGCGACGGTGCCGACTGGATTCACCTGGTCGACCTCGACGCCGCGTTCGGCCGGGGCTCGAACGCGCACCTGCTCGCCGACGTGGTCCGCCGGATCGACGTCCGGGTGGAGCTGTCCGGTGGGATCCGCGACGACGAGTCGCTGTTGGCGGCCCTGGGCACCGGGGCGGCGCGGGTGAACATCGGCACCGCCGCGCTGGAGGACCCACTCTGGTGTGACCGGGTGCTCGGCGAGTACGGCGACCGGGTGGCGATCGGGCTGGACGTGCGCGGCCGTACCCTCTCGGCCCGGGGCTGGACCCGGGACGGCGGCGACCTGTTCGAGGTGTTGGAGCGGCTGGACAAGGCGGGCGCGACGCGGTACGTGGTGACCGACATCACCAAGGACGGCACGATGCGTGGACCGAACCTGGAGCTGCTGCGAGAGGTCTGTGCCCGTACCGACGCCCCGGTGATCGCCTCCGGCGGCGTATCCACACTGGACGACCTGCGGTCGCTCGCCGCACTGGAGCCGATCGGGGTCGAGGGCGTGATCGCCGGCAAGGCGCTCTACGCCGGGGCGTTCACCGTCGCGCAGGCTCTCGCCGTACTGGCGCAGCCCTGA
- the yczR gene encoding MocR-like transcription factor YczR produces MTNLVRGPQLGRMLGQWHALPGRRRSPDYIALAGAVRGLLADGRLPLGVRLPAERELAEALRVSRTTVTAAYRELRETGHLKSRRGAGSWTTLPGGHRVASSGLWTPQDDLDMIDLGCAALAAPAELGGAARGAAEDLPRYLGGAGYHPTGIVELRAAVARSYTDRGLTTSPEQIMVTNGVQHALDLVLRLVLPPGAGVLVESPTYPNALAAFAARRARISTHGLSTERAGWDADLLLGSLRQTRPRLAYLIPEFQNPTGHLMPTELRERVVATAHASGTDLVVDESFVDLALDGTEMPPPTAVFDRHSRVVTIGGMSKPYWGGLRIGWIRASAPQVQRLAATRVGVDMAGPVLDQLVAVRLLADADAIVAARRRQLATQRDALLAALRDELPSWRVRTPLGGVTLWAELDGPIASALARAAEEVGVRLAPGPRFGLDGTLERFLRLPFTLPATELTEAVRRIAAVRYDIDRAERSLWREPVVIA; encoded by the coding sequence GTGACTAACCTCGTTCGGGGTCCACAGTTGGGCCGGATGCTCGGCCAGTGGCATGCCCTTCCGGGCCGGCGGCGGAGCCCCGACTACATCGCGCTGGCCGGTGCGGTACGCGGACTGCTCGCCGACGGACGGCTACCGCTCGGGGTACGCCTACCGGCCGAGCGGGAACTGGCCGAGGCGCTGCGGGTGAGCCGGACCACGGTCACCGCCGCCTACCGCGAACTGCGCGAGACCGGTCATCTGAAGAGTCGCCGGGGTGCCGGCAGTTGGACGACGCTGCCGGGCGGACACCGGGTGGCCAGTTCCGGGCTGTGGACGCCGCAGGACGATCTGGACATGATCGACCTCGGTTGTGCCGCGCTGGCGGCCCCGGCCGAACTGGGCGGGGCGGCCCGGGGCGCCGCCGAGGACCTGCCGCGCTATCTCGGCGGTGCCGGATACCACCCGACCGGGATCGTCGAGCTCCGCGCGGCGGTGGCCCGGTCGTACACCGACCGTGGCCTGACCACCAGCCCCGAGCAGATCATGGTGACCAACGGGGTGCAGCACGCGCTGGACCTCGTGCTCCGGCTCGTCCTGCCGCCCGGGGCCGGCGTCCTCGTCGAGTCGCCGACCTATCCCAACGCGCTGGCCGCGTTCGCCGCGCGTCGGGCCCGGATCAGCACCCACGGGCTCTCCACCGAGCGCGCGGGCTGGGACGCCGACCTGCTGCTCGGCAGCCTGCGGCAGACGCGCCCCCGGCTGGCGTACCTGATCCCGGAGTTCCAGAATCCCACCGGCCACCTGATGCCGACCGAGTTGCGCGAGCGGGTGGTGGCCACCGCGCACGCCAGCGGTACCGACCTGGTCGTCGACGAGTCCTTCGTGGATCTGGCACTGGACGGCACCGAGATGCCGCCGCCGACCGCCGTCTTCGACCGGCACTCCCGGGTGGTCACGATCGGCGGGATGAGCAAGCCGTACTGGGGCGGATTGCGGATCGGCTGGATCCGTGCCTCGGCTCCCCAGGTGCAGCGGCTGGCCGCGACGCGGGTCGGGGTCGACATGGCCGGTCCGGTGCTGGACCAACTGGTCGCGGTGCGGCTGCTCGCCGACGCCGACGCGATCGTGGCGGCCCGGCGCAGGCAGTTGGCCACGCAGCGGGACGCCCTGTTGGCCGCCCTGCGCGACGAACTTCCCAGCTGGCGGGTCCGCACCCCGCTCGGCGGGGTCACCCTCTGGGCGGAGCTGGACGGACCGATCGCCAGCGCGCTCGCCCGGGCGGCGGAGGAGGTCGGGGTACGGCTCGCGCCCGGCCCACGGTTCGGCCTGGACGGCACGCTGGAGCGTTTTCTCCGGCTCCCGTTCACCCTTCCCGCCACCGAACTGACCGAGGCGGTACGCCGGATCGCGGCGGTCCGCTACGACATCGACCGGGCGGAACGCTCGCTGTGGCGCGAGCCGGTGGTCATCGCCTGA